The sequence AGGTAGAAGGCGCCCTCATTGATATACACCATTTCAATACCGAATACCTTGTATTCGTAATCCCCTGCCGGTGGAGCATCCAGTTTCAATTGTATACTCACGCTGTCGATGCTGCCGGTACCGGTTGTTGACCGGTAGATCATGACCCCTTTTTTATCCGCATAGGCATCCACAAAGAGGGGAGTGCCGGCGCTATGTGCGGAATCCTGGTCACCCAGATTGGCATGGAGCCACTGGACGGCCGAACAGTCACGCCGTTTTACAAACAGCCATACGGCGTCGCGGTTACCGGGGCTACCGGTTATCCGCCAGCTATTTTCCCAGCTAATGGTAAAATGGAGGAAGTGGTCGGAGCCTGCAACGGTTTCTGTGACCGGTCCGATGCGTAGGTTATTGGCCGCAGCGGGAAAAGAGAGGGCAAGCAGGTAATAACAAATAAGGTAGTATTGGCGCATATCAGATAAGGTTTATGATAACTGATTGCTGAAAATAGGTATTACGAAAACGGTGGCCAACCGTTTTTTAACCCATAATGTTAAGTTAACGCAGGTGCCATAAAATAGGGGATTCACCGTTGAACTTTGGTACATCTCATTCCAAATCAGTTGCTTGTATCCTGTCAGGGTTATTTAATCCTTCTTCCATCCTTGTACCATCTATGTGTTGAGTGCGCTTTAACCTATAAGGATAGTACAAGGATGGAGCAAGGATGGAGCCACCATGAGCGGTCCTTTTTTGGGCAAAATGGCGACACTTCGTATGATAATTTTCGTTAATTTCATAGAAAAGCCGCCATGGCCTGGTTTGATACCATACCACCGTTTACGGGCACCTGTGGCCCAGTGTGCATCTACAAGATGTATGGGCGTTATTTTATGCGTACACGAAGCTCACTAACGGGCGAGCGCGTGAAGAAGGACCCGGCCTTCCGGAAAACGATGCAATTTGCCGGCTTGCTGGCGAAAGCTTCGCGCATCGGTTCGGCGGTATATGCGCTGGTGCCTGCCGACAGGAAACAACATAGCCTTTACCGCAAACTAACGGGCGAAGCTATGACGTGGCTGAAGTACCAGTGGAAAGAAACTGATATTATTGAATACCTTACTAAGCAATATGCCGGCCAGGAGAAGCCGGTCTCTGAACCCCGCGTTACTGTGCTGCGCACAAATTACCACCCGCCACGTCCCGGCCTACGCAGCACCCTCCCGGACGTGGTAAAGACAACGCCCGTCAAACGGCTCTCCCGCCACCTGCGCGCCTGGCGGCAGCAGGACAAGGAATTCCGACGGCAGTATAATCAGACTTTTAGGGAGTATGTGTGGGGGGAGGGGATAAAGGAGGCCGGGAAGAGTCTTATCGACTCGTGTTAATGAAGTTGACAACTACCTTTATCATCATTTCTTTTTCTGCTGGTTTCGATTCTGCAATCATTACCAACTGTGCAAAATTTGCACATTGCTTTCCCGCGTCAATTGACTTGAGCCTTAAACTATCTAATAATTGTCGAAACCTGACGGATCGCCTGAATCGAGCTACAAAAGTTGTATCCTCCACCTTCGTCGCATGCACCATCGCTGTGCACACCGACTATCACTCCTGTTCGACGATCGATAACGGGGGCCCCTGAAGAACCAGAATGGGTATCAATATTACCGTAACGAATATGGCTGCCATCTACTAATTGTACCTGTCCGCACCCGATTTTCTTTTCCTCGCCCCTCGCATGCTGAATGATGCAAATGGCATCTCCGCGAAATACCGGGTAGTTACGGGGAGCAGGATTCAATGGTTGGAAACGAATACCCGGCAACTCCCCATTCCGGGGAAGCAATCGCAAAATGGCATAATCCACTCCATCAAACCTTATTTCTTTGATCTCTGCAATGCGGTAAGATGCCGTGTCGCTTCTTATTTGATCGGAATTGGCCTGCCATTGATAATTGAAGGTGACATGCATGAACCGAATGGATTGCTCCGGAGTAATCGGTAATTCATTTTTATGTGGGATGGTAAAATTAGCAGGGTTACTATTGAAACAATGGGCGGCGGTAAGAAAAAGATCTTTGGCGATCAGGCACCCGCTACCCCATCCCCGTCCTTTTACATCGCCCTCAATATCCTTTGGTCCGCTGAAAGCGTTACCAAAGGAACTGTCCCAACATAGGAGACCGATAGCCGGTATTTTCCCCTGTGTAAAATTGACGTCAAAAGCTCCCTGACCCGTAAATCGCTCTACATCCACCAGGTTGTCGTCCATGCCGCATTGTGACCGGAGAAATGCATGATCATTGAGTACTCTTTCCTGTTGTCTTACTTCGAGCAATCTTTCCATTCTTGTTTTGGGTGGCAGCACCGTATCGCTTTGTAAAGCGTTATAGGCGCTATCCAGTCGTTCCTTTCGCTCTAAATAAGACTCGATGGTCAGGGGCGCCTTCCTTAAGCTATCTTCATGTTCAATGGGCAGCGGAAGGCGTTTGATGGAAAGATCAGCAAAAGTCATCGCCACATATTCTTTACCTTTTTCCGGCGGAGTGGTTTCTTCTGTCGTTTTGCCGGAATCTACGCTGCATGATGAAAGACTGAAGATAAACAGGATGAGGCAGCCAGATAATATATTGTTAGCAAGTGTAAGCTTGTTTTTGTTCATGCATTGTTATTTTAGGTAAAGCTTTATATGGTTAAACCCTGTTTCCTTCTTGATTTCGATCGAGTCTTTGATGGAGATATCGATCTGGCCGGTTTTTAATGTGGCATTTAAATAATACCAGCCTGGTGCCAACCGAGTTGTATAGGCTCTGCCATGGCTATCCGTGGTCAACGTTTTGAAGCTGCCTTCACATTGGTTCTTTTGGGCCAGTAAACGACTGCTGAACAGGCAAACGGTGGCTTGGAAAAGAGCGCCTTTTGTAGCATCATCGAAAGCCTGTACAGACAGCACATTATATTTATTGGCCACGGGATATAATACCAGTTTCTGCGGCGTGGTAACTTTAGCAGGGTTAATGGGTTCATCTACTGCAAAAGTGATATCTCCACTGTCCAGGCTGGATTGAAGACGGTAATCCAGACCTGTCAGATTGGTAAAGGAAAAATTACCATAGTTGTCTGCAGTACTGCTATAAAGAAAATTCAATGAATTTGGACTATTCGAGTCTGTTATTCGGATGGAGCCTTTTGCATACACCTTTTCCCCATCCATGCTTCTGAGCGTGTCATTGATGAACAAGGTGCCGCTTACTTTTTTGTCATCATATAGATCGCCCTTTTCTGAGTCGCCGCAGTGCAATGACAATAGAGTTGTATTGATCAGTACGCCTATCGCAATTCGTATACTTAACATGTGCTTATAGTTTATTGGAAAAGAGATTTGATTATTCCTGTAAGAACAACAGGGTCTAATGTAATGCCGTAATAAAGACCAGAGACTTTATAGTCGCTCGACTTCGATACTACTTCATTGTTCTGTATATTGTAGTATTTATTCCGGTAGAAATGGAACCCGGTTGAAAGGTGCAGACC comes from Paraflavitalea devenefica and encodes:
- a CDS encoding trypsin-like serine peptidase; this encodes MNKNKLTLANNILSGCLILFIFSLSSCSVDSGKTTEETTPPEKGKEYVAMTFADLSIKRLPLPIEHEDSLRKAPLTIESYLERKERLDSAYNALQSDTVLPPKTRMERLLEVRQQERVLNDHAFLRSQCGMDDNLVDVERFTGQGAFDVNFTQGKIPAIGLLCWDSSFGNAFSGPKDIEGDVKGRGWGSGCLIAKDLFLTAAHCFNSNPANFTIPHKNELPITPEQSIRFMHVTFNYQWQANSDQIRSDTASYRIAEIKEIRFDGVDYAILRLLPRNGELPGIRFQPLNPAPRNYPVFRGDAICIIQHARGEEKKIGCGQVQLVDGSHIRYGNIDTHSGSSGAPVIDRRTGVIVGVHSDGACDEGGGYNFCSSIQAIRQVSTIIR
- a CDS encoding collagen binding domain-containing protein, producing MLSIRIAIGVLINTTLLSLHCGDSEKGDLYDDKKVSGTLFINDTLRSMDGEKVYAKGSIRITDSNSPNSLNFLYSSTADNYGNFSFTNLTGLDYRLQSSLDSGDITFAVDEPINPAKVTTPQKLVLYPVANKYNVLSVQAFDDATKGALFQATVCLFSSRLLAQKNQCEGSFKTLTTDSHGRAYTTRLAPGWYYLNATLKTGQIDISIKDSIEIKKETGFNHIKLYLK